The DNA region GCGTGGAAACCGTAGTCGATCAGACGTTTGGCAATGTCCAGTTCACTAATGCCAGTCTCTTCTTTCAGTGGGCGAATATCGAGAATACACTCATGCGCCACGCGGCCATCGCGACCGGTATACAACACCGGGAACGCGTCTTTCAGCCGACTGGCGATGTAGTTGGCATTCAGAATCGCTACCTGGCTTGCTTGCTTCAACCCTTCCGCGCCCATCATGCGGATATACATCCAACTGATCGGCAGAATCGATGCGCTGCCGAACGGTGCGGCAGAGACCGCGCCCTGACGGGTCAGCATCCCTTCAATCTGCACCACGCTGTGTCCCGGTACAAACGGTGCCAGGTGCGATTTCACACCAATGGGTCCCATACCCGGACCGCCGCCGCCGTGCGGAATGCAGAAGGTTTTATGCAGGTTAAGGTGTGAAACGTCAGCACCGATAAAGCCCGGAGAGGTGATGCCCACCTGAGCGTTCATATTTGCGCCGTCGAGATAAACCTGACCACCGAACTGATGGACTATCTCGCACACTTCGCGGATCGTCTCTTCGTAAACACCGTGGGTGGACGGATAGGTCACCATGATGCAGGAGAGGTTTTCGCCCGCCTGACCGGCTTTGTCACGCAGATCGCCGAGATCGATGTTGCCATTCTTATCACAGGCCACGACCACCACCTGCATACCCGCCATCTGTGCAGAAGCCGGGTTCGTCCCGTGTGCAGAGGCCGGGATCAGGCAGATATCGCGATGCCCTTCGTTGCGGCTTTCGTGGTAATGACGAATCGCCAGCAGTCCGGCGTATTCACCCTGCGCACCGGAGTTTGGCTGCATACAGACGGCATCATAACCAGTCAGTTTAACCAGCCAGTCAGAAAGCTGACCGATCATCTGATGGTAGCCTTCCGCCTGTTCTGGCGGGCAGAACGGATGCAATTCAGCAAATTCCGGCCAAGTGATCGGGATCATTTCCGCTGCCGCGTTCAGCTTCATGGTGCAGGAGCCCAGCGGGATCATCGCCTGATTCAGCGCCAGATCTTTACGCTCAAGCCCGTGCATGTAGCGCATCATTTCGGTTTCGCTGTGGTAGCGATTGAACACCGGGTGGCTCAGGATGGCGTCATCGCGCAGCATACTTTCCTGAATCGAACGACTGTCGTGCGCTACCTCTTTATCCAGCGTGTCGACGTTCAGACCATGGCTATCGCCCAGCAGAACAGTGAACAACTGCACAATATTTTCACGGGTGGTGGTTTCGTCGAGCGTAATGCCTACCGCGCTATGGATATCACTACGCAGGTTGATTTCTGCCGCTTGCGCACGCGCCAATACCGCCGCTTTGTCCGCCACCTCCACGCACAAGGTGTCGAAGTAATGAGCGTGACGCAGTTTCAGCCCTTTCTGTTGCAGGCCGGCCGCCAGAATGTCGGTCAGACGGTGAATACGATTCGCGATGCGTTTCAGGCCAACCGGGCCATGATAAACGGCATACAGACTGGCGATGTTCGCCAGCAGCACCTGAGAGGTACAAATGTTGGAGTTCGCTTTCTCGCGGCGAATATGCTGCTCACGAGTCTGCATCGCCATGCGCAGCGCGGTATTGCCTGCCGCATCTTTCGATACGCCGATAATACGGCCCGGCATGGAGCGTTTAAATTCATCTTTCGCGGCAAAGAATGCCGCGTGTGGGCCGCCGTAGCCCATCGGTACGCCAAAGCGTTGCGCAGAGCCGAAAACAATGTCCGCACCCTGTTTGCCCGGCGCGGTCAGCAGCACCAGGGCCATAAAGTCGGCAGCAACGCTGACAATCACTTTGCGTGACTTCAGTTCGCTAATCAACGCGCTGTAGTCGTGGACTTCACCGGTGGTTCCCACCTGCTGTAACAGCACGCCGAACACATCCTGGTGATCCAGCACTTTCGCCGCATCATCCACAATCACGTCAAAACCAAAGGTTTCTGCACGCGTACGCACAACATCCAGCGTTTGCGGATGCACATCCGCGGCAACGAAGAAACGGTTCGCGTTTTTCAGTTTGCTGACGCGCTTCGCCATCGCCATCGCTTCAGCCGCCGCGGTGGCTTCATCGAGCAGCGAAGCAGAAGCCATGTCCAGACCGGTCAGATCCAGCGTCACCTGCTGGAAGTTCAACAGCGCTTCCAGACGACCCTGAGACACTTCCGGCTGATAAGGCGTATAGGCCGTGTACCAACCTGGGTTTTCCAGCATGTTGCGCAGGATAACGGGCGGCAGCTGCACGGCGGTGTAACCCATGCCAATGTATGACGTGAAGCGCTTGTTACGCCCGGCGATGGCCTTTAATTCTGCCAGCGCAGCATATTCGGTCGCCGCCTCGCCGACCTGCGGTGGGGTCGCGAGCTGAATATCTTTCGGCACAATCTGGCCGATCAACGCATTTAACGACCCGGCGCCAACCGCATTCAGCATCTCTTGCTGCTGCGCGGCGTCCGGTCCGATGTGGCGTTCAATGAAAGCGCCGCTGTTTTCAAGCTGGCTTAACGTCTGTGTCATGGGCGATGGTTCCTGAAACGTGCAGTGAATCGTGATTGTCTGACTGGTTTGCCCGGTGGCGCTCTCGCTTACCGGGCTCATCGACTATGGTCGATACGCAAAATCATTCGCGTTGCAGGAAGGCGGCGACACAGCGAATCCCCAGGAGCTTACATCAGTAAGTGACTGGGGTGAGCGAGGAAGCCAACACACCTGCAGCGTGAAGGATGACGCGTATTTATTCGTCTTCGAGCAGAGCTTCGTACGCTGTCGCATCCAGCAGCGAGTCCAGTTCACTCTCATCGCTGGCTTTGATTTTGAAGATCCAGCCACCGGCATACGGCTCGCTGTTCACCAGTTCCGGGGAGTCGCTCAGCGCGTCGTTAACGGCCACGATCTCGCCGCTGACCGGCGCATAAATGTCAGAAGCGGCTTTGACCGATTCGGCAACCGCGCAGTCGTCGCCCGCGCTAACGGTCGCGCCGACGTCTGGCAGGTCAACAAAAACCATGTCGCCCAACAGTTCCTGAGCGTGTTCGGTGATGCCAACGGTGTAAGAGCCGTCAGCTTCTTTGCGCAGCCATTCGTGTTCTTTGCTGTATTTCAGTTCTGCTGGTACGTTGCTCATCAATCAATCTCCAGAAAAGGATGAATCACGCGACGGCTTTGCCGTTACGCACAAAAACAGGTTTAGTCACTTTTACCGGCATTTCGCGGTTGCGAATCTGCACAATTGCCGTTTCGCCAATGCCTGCTGGCACGCGCGCCAGCGCAATGCTGTAGCCCAGCGTCGGTGAGAAGGTACCGCTGGTAATAACGCCTTCCAGTTGATTACCCTGGGCATCAGTGAAACGTACCGGCAGTTCGTTACGCAGAACGCCTTTTTCAGTCATCACCAGACCAACCAGTTGTTCGTGGCCTTTTTCACGCTGGACTTCCAGCGCCTCACGACCGATAAAGTCGCGATCGGTCGGTTCCCAGGCGATGGTCCAGCCCATATTGGCCGCCAACGGGGTGATCCCCTCATCCATCTCCTGACCATACAGATTCATACCGGCTTCCAGGCGCAGCGTATCGCGCGCGCCCAGACCACACGGTTTCACGCCCGCTTCCACCAGCGCACGCCAGAAATCCGCCGCCTTTTCATTCGGCATCGCAATTTCATAGCCCGCTTCACCGGTGTAACCGGTCGTGGCAATAAACAGGTCACCCGTTTGCACGCCGAAGAACGGTTTCATGCCTTCGACGGCTTTGCGCTGTTCGTCAGTAAACAGGGATGCCGCCTTCGCCTGCGCGTTTGGCCCCTGCACGGCAATCAGCGACAGGTCATCACGTACGGTAATGTCGATGGCATAAGGTTCTGCGTGTTGGGTAATCCAGGAGAGGTCTTTTTCGCGGGTGGCGGAGTTGACAACGAGGCGGAAGAAGTCTTCGGTAAAGTAATAGACAATCAGGTCATCTATCACGCCGCCTGAGGCGTTGAGCATACCGGAATAAAGGGCTTTGCCGGTTTTCGTTAACTTTGCCACGTCGTTCGCCAGCAGATAACGCAAGAACTCCCGGGTGCGACTGCCGCGCAGATCGACGATGGTCATGTGTGACACATCAAACATCCCGGCATCGGTGCGGACCGCATGGTGCTCATCGAGCTGAGAACCATAATGCAGCGGCATCATCCAGCCGTGGAAATCGACCATGCGAGCACCGCATAGCGTGTGTTGTTCGTACAAAGGAGTCTGTTGAGCCATCTTGTCCTCATTGAATAAGCGGGGCTAACTACCCTTTCGCGGCGAAAATTGTCGCCACGAAATCCGGCATCGACGCCACTGCTGGGCCCCGACGCAAACGTTCTCTTTGCCCCTGAACTTACCACCGAAACCCACGCTAAACCATAAAACAAAATTAACCATCACATTAGCTTATGGCCAAAAATCACCAAAATACCGTCAGCATAAAAAACCACAGTTAACGTAAATCACGCAGACAGAAAACTATCATTAATCTATTACAGGCAAAGATAACCACATTAAACGCTAAAAAAATGTCAAAACTGGCGTTATGAGAAAATCACGACATTAGAAAATATAATGCGAAAAGAACAGTGAAATTAGTTTATTTCAAATGAGGGAATCCCCCCGGCGAACACGCCGGGAGAAGGAAATGTGACGGGTTTCAAATTCTTTAAAAGAGGTGAATGCTTAACGAAGCCACTCAGGCAAATCGTTGAGTCCCATTGCCTGACGGAGAAGTTGCGGTTTAACACCCGGAAGGGTATCAGCCAGTTTCAGCCCCATATCACGCAGCAGTTTTTTCGCCGGATGCGTCCCCGCAAACAGCTCGCGGAACCCCTGCATACCTGCCAGCATCATCGCCGCGCTGTGCTTACGGCTGCGCTCATAGCGACGCAAATAGAGGTACTGACCAATGTCTTTACCCTGACGATGCAGACGTTTGAGTTCATCCACCAGTTCCGCTGCATCCATAAACCCGAGGTTCACGCCCTGTCCGGCCAGCGGATGGATGGTATGCGCAGCGTCACCCACCAGCGCCAGCCGATGCGCGGCGAACTGACGCGCATAGCGTCCCGTCAGCGGAAACACCTGGCGTTCGCTCTCCACGCGACACAGCCCCAGACGATTATCAAACGCCATGTTCAGCGCCTGATTAAACTGTTCATCGCTTGCCTGCTGCATCCGCTCAGCTTCTTGTGGCGCAAGCGACCAGACGATGGAGCACAAATGCGGATCGCTAAGCGGCAGGAACGCCAGAATGCCTTCGCCATGAAACGCCTGACGGGCAACGGCACCGTGGGCTTCTTCGGTACGAATGGTCGCGACCAGCGCATGATGGCGATAATCCCAGAAGGTCAATGGAATGTCCGCTTTATTGCGTAGCCACGAGTTTGCCCCATCAGCGCCAATCACCAGACGCGCCGTGAGCATTGCGCCATCCTTCAGCGTCAGGAAGGCTTCATTTTCGCCCCACGCCACCTGCAGTAATTCGGCAGGCGCCATCAGCGTGATATCGGAGGATTGCTGCGCTTTTTGCCACAGCGCGTAATGGATAACCGCGTTCTCCACGATATGGCCCAGATGGCTGTAGCCCATGCTTTGGTCATCAAATTCGATACGACCAAAGCTGTCTTTATCCCACACTTCCATCCCGTGATAGCAACTGGCGCGACGAGCCACAATGTCTGACCAGACGCCCAGTCGGGTAAGCAGTTTTTCACTGGCGGCATTGATCGCCGACACGCGAAGCGCGGGATCGGCATCCGCCGCCAGCGGTTGCGGTTCGCGCTGTTCGAGCACGGCGACACGTAAACCGCTGCCCTGCAGTCCACACGCGACAGCCAGGCCAACCATGCCTCCGCCCACGATTGCTACATCAACACTTTGCACTGTTTACTCCTGGAAATCGGAAACCGCCATCGGGCGTCATGTTCGTATAAATACCGGATGGCGCTTCGCCTGTCCGGTCTGGAGATGATGTTTACCGCGCCACCCAGCCTAACGTTCGCTGCGCAAACGCGTCGCGGGCGGGAGGGCATAATTCCATGGTCATCAGCCCCACGTTGCGCCCGACAACCAGCGGTGCCCAACGGTTGGCAAACAGATGGACCAGACTGTCCGTCACGCTGACCGTGGCCTGGCGATCCCCCTGACGACGATGTTGATAGTGCGCGAGTACGGCATAGTCGCCGATGTCCTTGCCCGTCGCCTGCGCGGTTGTAAGCGTTTCGGCGAGGCTCATGACATCACGCAGTCCAAGGTTGAACCCCTGCCCTGCAATCGGGTGCAGCGTCTGCGCGGCGTTGCCCACCAGCACGGTGCGGTGCGTAAATGCCTTTGCCGCCGTGGTGAGGGAAAGTGGATACGCGCTCCGTTTGCCCGCGTGCGTGATTTTCCCCAACCGCCAGCCGAATGCGGTCTGGAGTTCACGGCAGAAGCGTTCGTCTGACCACCCCAGAATCTCCTCACGTTGATCCAGCGGATGACACCACACCAGCGAACAGCGCCCTTCAGACATCGGCAACATCGCCAACGGTCCATGCGCCGTAAACCGTTCAAACGCACGGCCGTTATGGGCAACCGCAGTTGAGACGTTCGCGATCACCGCCAGTTGCTCATAAGGCTCCTGCTGCCAGTCAACGCCGCAGGCGGTTGCCAGCGCAGAACGCGTCCCATCTGCCGCCACCAGAACGCGTCCGGCGATCGTTTCGCCCGTTTCCAGCGTGACGTTCACCTGTTCCTGGGTACGCGACACGCTGGCAACCCGGTCCGGGCAGTGCAGCGTGACGCCGGGCGCTTTACGCAGCAGGGCAAACAAGCGCAGCCCCACGTCGTGCAGTTCAACCACCTGTCCCAGCGCTGGGATGCGATAATCATCCGCGTCGAGCGTCACAAACCCGGCATGGCCCCGATCGCTGACATGAACCGTATGGATCGCGGTGGCACAATCGGCAATCGCCTGCCATACGCCAATTCGCGCCAGTTGTTGGCAAGTGCCCGCCGCAAGCGCAATCGCCCGGGCATCAAACCCGGGATGACTGTCCGCTTCAGGGGCGGTCGCTTCTATCAGATGAACCGGCAGTGTCCCCTGACTTAACCGGGAAATAGCCAGCGCCAGCGTCGCGCCCACCATGCCACCGCCAACAATGATCACGCTCATTACGTTCTCGCCGCCGCCATTAACGCTTCAATCTCATCCGCCTTTTTGACGACGCCGGCGGTCAGATTTTCGTTGCCGTTTTCCGTAATCAGGATGTCATCCTCAATGCGGATCCCGATCCCCCGATACGCTTGCGGTACATCAGCATCGGGTGCGATGTACAGTCCCGGCTCAACGGTAATCACCATTCCCGGCTTCAGAATGCGGGAACGATCCTGCTCATATTCACCGACATCATGGACATCCAGCCCCAGCCAGTGGCTCAGACCGTGCATGAAAAACGGTCGATGCGCGTTATCGGCGATCAGTTGATCCACTTCGCCCTGCAAAATACCCAGCTTCACCAGCCCGGTAATCATAATACGCACGACTTCACCGGTGACCTCCTGAATCGACGTACCCGGACGGTACAGACGCAGGCTGGTTTCCAGCGATTCCAGCACGATGTCGTAGATCTCACGCTGCGCCGGGGTAAACTTGCCATTCACCGGGAAGGTGCGCGTGATATCGCCCGCATAACCTTTGTATTCACAGCCTGCATCAATCAGCACCAGGGAGCCGTCACGGAGTTCACTTTCGTTTTCGGTGTAATGCAGAATGCAGCCGTTTTCACCGCTGCCCACAATGGTGTTGTAGGACGGATAACGCGCGCCGTGACGAGTAAACTCGTGATGAATTTCGCCTTCCAGATGATACTCAAACATCCCCGGACGGCATTTTTCCATCGCCCGGGTATGCGCCAGTGCCGTAATTTCTCCGGCACGACGCATCACTGCAATCTCTTCTGGCGACTTAAACAGGCGCATTTCATGCACCATCGGCCGCCAGTCGATCAGGGTTGACGGCGATTTCAGGTTCTGGCGCGAACCTTTGCGCAGTTTCTCCAGCGCGGTGAAGACGACCTCATCCGCATACGCATATTCGCCCTGCGCGTGGTAGACCACGTCCAGACCGTTAAGCAACTGAAAAAGCTGTTGATTGATTTCGCTGAAGGCCAGCGCACGATCCACCGCCAGTTTTTCCGGCGCGGCATCTTGTCCCAGACGACGACCAAACCAGATTTCCGCAGTCAGATCGCGAACGCGGTTGAACAACACGCTGTGGTTATGGGTATCGTCGCTTTTAATCAGTACCAGAACGGCTTCCGGTTCGTTAAAACCTGTGAAATACCAAAAATCGCTGCTCTGGCGATACGGGTATTCACTGTCCGCGCTGCGCGTAACTTCCGGCGCGGCAAAAATCAGCGCGGCGCTGCCTGGCTGCATTTGCGCAAGCAGCGCCTGGCGACGACGTTGGTATTCCTGCGGTGTCATGGCGTGGCCTCCATTATCGTTTTACTTTTTAGTGTAGGGTTGGTTTACGCACTTCCGGTGCGGTCGGCGACTGACGGGTAAAAGTGTCGTGACACAGCAGCGCGGCGACACGCACATACTCGATGATCTCTTCGAGCGACATCTCCAGCTCTTCCTGATCTTCATCTTCGTCATAGCCGAGCTGTGCGATATTGCGCAAATCGTCAATGGCTTCACCCGTCTCGCCAGCCACTTTATCGAGCTTCGGCTGCGTAACGCCAAGACCAAGCAGGAAGTGGTTAACCCATCCCGCCAGCGCATCTGCGCGATCGAAGACACTTACGTCATCACCTTCAGGCAGATAAAGCTGAAAAAGGAAACCGTCATCTTCCAGCGCGTCGCTGGTCGCGGAGTGCATTTTACGCAGCGCCTGAGCCAGTTCATGACCGAAGGCCAGCCCTTCATTCGTCAGGTCGTGAAGCAGCGGCTGCCAGGAGCTGTCGTTATTGCCACCGCAAATCATCCCACTGATCAAACCGTGCATTTCCGCCGGGGTCAGTCCGGCCCCTTGTTGGTTCAAATACTGGTTCATTTCACTGTAACCAGGCATTTCGTTCTGTATAGACATAAGCATTCGTCATCAAAGGGAGGATATTCATGGTATGCTACCACTTTGGACCCTGGTGAACCAGAATAGGGCTTGTATCTTCACATCAGGGTAGCTATAGTGTCGCCCCTTCGCAGACTCAGGGTCTGGAAACGAAGGCAGCGCAGTCAATCAGCAGGAAGGTGGCATGTCTGCACAACCCGTCGATATCCAAATTTTTGGCCGTTCACTGCGAGTGAATTGCCCGCCTGAACAACGGGATGCGTTGAATCAGGCTGCGGACGATCTGAATCAGCGGTTGCAAGATCTGAAAGTTCGCACTAGAGTCACAAATACTGAGCAGCTGGTATTCATTGCCGCACTGAATATTAGCTATGAACTGACTCAGGAAAAAGCGAAGACCCGCGACTACGCGGCGAGCATGGAACAACGTATTCGGATGCTCCAACAGACCATTGAACAGGCACTGCTTGATCAGGGTCGCATAACCGAAAAAACGAACCAAAACTTTGAATAACACTTTTCGGTTTACTATGGTAGAGTGACCGTGAAGACAAAATTTCTCTGAGATGTTTGCAAGCGGGCCAGTCCCCTGAGCCGATATTTCATACCACAAGAATGTGGCGATCCATGGTCGGTGAGCACGCTCGGTTCGTCCGAGAAGCCTTAAGACTGTGACGACGCATTCACCTTGAACCAAGGGTTCAAGGGTTACAGCCTGCGGCGGCATCTCGGAGATTCTCCTTCTACCTGGCAACAGCCATGACGTTACTTTCTGAACTCCCTTTATCACGACAAGAAATTCGCCAGATGATTCGGCAACGCCGTCGTGCGCTTACACTCTCGCAACAAATCGCCTTCGGTCAACAGGCCGCGTCACGCATGCTTGCGTATCCACCCGTCGTGATGGCACAGACGGTTGCCGTCTTTCTGTCATTTGATGGCGAACTCGATACCCAGCCGCTAATCGAACAACTCTGGCGGGCGGGAAAGCGCGTCTATCTCCCGGTTCTACACCCGTTCAGCCCCGGTAATTTGCTATTTCTGCACTACCACCCGCGCAGTGAACTGGTCACTAATCGGTTAAAGATTCAGGAGCCTAAACTGGATGTTCGTGATGTCCTGCCGCTTTCGCAACTGGATGTACTGGTTACGCCTTTAGTGGCGTTTGATGAGCAGGGTCAGCGTTTAGGTATGGGCGGCGGATTCTACGATCGCACCTTACAAAACTGGCAACAGCATGGGTTGATACCCGTGGGGTACGCCCACGACTGTCAGCGCGTGGAGAAACTGCCGGTAGAAGAGTGGGATGTTCCCTTACCGGCCGTTGTGACGCCGTCAAAAGTGTGGGCGTGCCAGGCGCTTCTTTGTTGATTGACACCGCTGTTTTTTTGACCTAAATTCCTCGGTAAAGGGTGAGGGAGGCGAACCTCCCTCCTGCTTCCTCTCTGTTAATATGCTGGGTAGGCTATGATTAATAGGATTAGCAGCATGATGACGTATCTCATCATCGTCCCTTTCCTTTTTTAAGCCCCTGCTTCGGTAGGGGCTTTTCCGTTTCAGCCCTATGCTGAAGCCTCTATCGTAAATTCCTTTTTCTGATGCTCAACGCGCCACGATGCCTTTAATTGCCGATTGCGGCAAGACTCGAAAACAGGATGTATGCGTTACAGAAAGGGATGAAGAGAAAACGGAGGGAAAAGGAAGAAATGACGGGCAGACTGAGCGCCTGCCCGTACAGCTGATTAGTACAACAGACGCGCGCGAATAGTACCTGGAATAGCCTTCATCGCTAACAGCGCTTTCTCGGCGACCTCTTCATCCGCTTCAATATCGATAACGACATAGCCCATTTGCGCCGATGTTTGCAGATACTGCGCGGCGATGTTGACGCCCTGCTCGGCAAAAATCTGGTTCAGGGACGTCAGCACGCCGGGACGGTTTTCGTGGATGTGCATCAGACGACGCCCGCCGTGCAGCGGCAGCGACACTTCCGGGAAGTTAACCGCAGAAAGCGTAGAGCCGTTATCGGAATACTTCGCCAGCTTACCCGCGACTTCCAGACCGATGTTCTCCTGCGCTTCCTGGGTGGAGCCCCCAATATGCGGCGTCAGAATCACGTTATCAAAGTCGCACAGCGGCGAGGTAAACGGATCGCTGTTCGTTGCCGGTTCGGTCGGGAATACGTCGATTGCCGCCCCAGCCAGATGTTTGGTCGCCAGTGCATCACACAGCGCGGGAATATCTACCACCGTGCCACGTGCGGCGTTGATCAGCAGCGAACCTGGCTTCATCAGGGCGATCTCTTTTGCGCCCATCATGTTCTTCGTTGAGGCATTTTCCGGTACGTGCAGACTGACCACGTCGCTCATGTTGAGCAGTTCGGAGAGATGCTGAACCTGGGTAGCATTACCCAGCGGCAGTTTGTTCTCAATATCGTAGAAGTAAACGTGCATCCCCAGCGATTCGGCCAGAATACCTAACTGAGTCCCGATGTGGCCGTAGCCAATAATGCCGAGTCTTTTACCACGCGCTTCAAACGAACCGGCGGCCAGTTTATTCCACACGCCACGGTGTGCTTTGGCGTTTGCTTCCGGTACGCCGCGCAGCAGCAGCAGCAGTTCGCCAATCACCAGTTCCGCTACAGAACGGGTGTTGGAGAACGGCGCGTTAAACACCGGAATACCGCGTTTGGCCGCAGCAGTCAGATCAACCTGGTTGGTGCCGATGCAGAAACAGCCGACAGCAACCAGTTTTTCCGCCGCGCTGATCACTTCTTCTGTCAGATGGGTACGGGATCGCAGGCCAATGAAGTGGGCATCACGAATGGACTCTTTCAGCTGTTCAGCATCCAGCGCCCCTTTGTGAAATTCGATGTTGGTATAACCTGCCGCCCGAAGGCTATCCAGCGCCTTTTGATGCACGCCTTCAACCAGCAGAAACTTAATCTTGTCTTTCTCCAGCGATACCTTTGCCATTTCCCGACCCTGTCTTTTTATGCAATCTGATGTTGTGTGTGTGGATTTGCATCCGCCTTTCAACATATCAAAAATAATGATTGCGGCAATATGAACGTTTGCGTCGCCCTGTTGAGGAGCGTTCATTCAGAGGCAAATGCCAGAGGAAAATGCTGGGGATAAGTTTTTCTTTGGAGAGATCAGCAGGGCAAGATTCAAAACGTGATACATGTCACCAAATTTGCCCTGTAAAAAAATTTTAACCGGGGAAGCGCTCCCCCGGTAAGATCATTTCACGATGGTTTTGACGCCGTCAGCGGTCCCGATTAACGCCACATCCGCGCCACGGTTGGCAAACAGGCCGACGGTAACCACGCCAGGAATGGCGTTAATGGCATTTTCCATCGCCACCGGATCGAGGATCTCCATGCCGTGCACATCGAGGATCACGTTGCCGTTATCGGTGACCACGCCCTGGC from Citrobacter amalonaticus Y19 includes:
- a CDS encoding 5-formyltetrahydrofolate cyclo-ligase, which encodes MTLLSELPLSRQEIRQMIRQRRRALTLSQQIAFGQQAASRMLAYPPVVMAQTVAVFLSFDGELDTQPLIEQLWRAGKRVYLPVLHPFSPGNLLFLHYHPRSELVTNRLKIQEPKLDVRDVLPLSQLDVLVTPLVAFDEQGQRLGMGGGFYDRTLQNWQQHGLIPVGYAHDCQRVEKLPVEEWDVPLPAVVTPSKVWACQALLC
- the serA gene encoding phosphoglycerate dehydrogenase; translated protein: MAKVSLEKDKIKFLLVEGVHQKALDSLRAAGYTNIEFHKGALDAEQLKESIRDAHFIGLRSRTHLTEEVISAAEKLVAVGCFCIGTNQVDLTAAAKRGIPVFNAPFSNTRSVAELVIGELLLLLRGVPEANAKAHRGVWNKLAAGSFEARGKRLGIIGYGHIGTQLGILAESLGMHVYFYDIENKLPLGNATQVQHLSELLNMSDVVSLHVPENASTKNMMGAKEIALMKPGSLLINAARGTVVDIPALCDALATKHLAGAAIDVFPTEPATNSDPFTSPLCDFDNVILTPHIGGSTQEAQENIGLEVAGKLAKYSDNGSTLSAVNFPEVSLPLHGGRRLMHIHENRPGVLTSLNQIFAEQGVNIAAQYLQTSAQMGYVVIDIEADEEVAEKALLAMKAIPGTIRARLLY